The genome window GAGGGGCTTAAGAAATTGAGAGAAGCAGATATATTAGGATTAGCGATTCCCTCCAAATATGGAGGAATGGGGATGGATACTCTATCCTTTGTCCTGGCAGTAGAGGAAATCGCTAAGGCTTGCGGTTCAACAGCCCTTTCAGTTGTTTCACACTCCATATGCTCGAATATTATCCTATGCGCAGGGAATGAGGAGCAGAAAGAAAAGCATCTGCCGGATATGGCAAGGGGAGAAAGGCTGGGAGCCTTCTGTGTCCATGAGTCTAACTGTGGTTCTAACGCCTTAGCTCTTGAGACAAGAGCGGTATTAGAGGGTGATGCCTATATTGTCAATGGTTCAAAGATATTTATAACCAACGCTCAAGAGGCAGAGATTTATGCAGTTTTGGTGCGCACAGATCCATCCGGGGGACCTCAAGGAATATCTATGCTTCTTATCGGGAAAGGCACTGAGGGATTTTCCTTTGGCAAAAAAGAGGAAAAGATGGGTCTTAACGGAATCTCCAGTCGGGAACTCTTTTTCCAGGACTGCCGGGTTTCAAAAGAAAATATTTTAGGAAAGGAAGGGGAAGGGCTTAAAATCGTAGGTCAGGCGATTATCGGATTTGGGTTCTTTGGGGCGACTGCTGTTTCATTGGGGCTTGCTCAGGTAGCCTTAGATGCTTCTATCAAACACGCAAAAGAAAGGATTATCGCAGGAAATCCCATAGGAGCAAACCAATTAATTCAATCATTAATTACAGAGATGAGTTTAGGTGTAGATACAGCAAGAGCGCTTCTCTATTCAGTGGTATCAAGACTGGACACAAACCCTCCCGCTCCCATTGTGGATGCCCTGAAAGTAAAGCTCTATGCCTCTGAGGTTGCAATAGATGTTACAAACAAAGCCCTGCAAGTCTATGGTGGTCATGGCTATTGCAGAGATTTCCCCCTTGAGCGATACTATAGAGATGCGCGTGGACTTGCTTTACATTTTAAAACTACGGAGTTACTCAAAGCAGATATAGGGAAGATACTTACAGGTTTATAAAAAACCAAGGGCAAGTGGGGGGCAGGCTTGCAGACATGCATTTGAACTAAACATCATCTTCTCATGGCACGTCCACGGCGGATAGAATTCAACGGCGACTTCTGTCACTTCATCGTTAGAATACCTTCCCTGACGGTCCGGACAGGGATGCGTATCTCAGCCGGCTCAGCCATTATGCTGACCCCGCAAATCCCGGGTGACACCGGAGGCTTTTCAATCCCACCTGGTTACTTTCCAGAAGTGTTCATATAAAACAGGCTGTTTGGCAGGATTTAATTCTTCATAAAAGGCAACACCTATATAGTATAGTCTCCCCAACTTAGACAA of bacterium BMS3Abin08 contains these proteins:
- the acdA_2 gene encoding acyl-CoA dehydrogenase; this encodes MYWNLSEDHKIIKETVSRIAQKELASRASEIDKTHSFVLEGLKKLREADILGLAIPSKYGGMGMDTLSFVLAVEEIAKACGSTALSVVSHSICSNIILCAGNEEQKEKHLPDMARGERLGAFCVHESNCGSNALALETRAVLEGDAYIVNGSKIFITNAQEAEIYAVLVRTDPSGGPQGISMLLIGKGTEGFSFGKKEEKMGLNGISSRELFFQDCRVSKENILGKEGEGLKIVGQAIIGFGFFGATAVSLGLAQVALDASIKHAKERIIAGNPIGANQLIQSLITEMSLGVDTARALLYSVVSRLDTNPPAPIVDALKVKLYASEVAIDVTNKALQVYGGHGYCRDFPLERYYRDARGLALHFKTTELLKADIGKILTGL